A genomic stretch from Natronomonas gomsonensis includes:
- a CDS encoding SCP2 sterol-binding domain-containing protein, whose protein sequence is MSQSDSEELIFPSQAWFEEYRQRINDNEQYAEMGADWGIDFNGDFIFEMREMPIDDLDTEAMPEFLDEEIDTYVSDENGTYVGYAFLGLEGGKCTEARFIESEDEVDAGFKLIADNETWKQLMKGELGVVDGMMSGHFDIEGDMQKVMQYSQAAVQLTESAADIDAVYADDEFSA, encoded by the coding sequence ATGTCGCAATCAGATAGTGAAGAACTCATCTTCCCGAGTCAGGCATGGTTCGAGGAGTACCGACAGCGCATCAACGACAACGAGCAGTACGCCGAGATGGGCGCCGATTGGGGCATCGACTTCAACGGCGACTTCATCTTCGAGATGCGTGAGATGCCCATCGACGACCTCGACACCGAGGCGATGCCGGAGTTCCTCGACGAGGAAATCGACACCTACGTCAGCGACGAGAACGGCACCTACGTCGGCTACGCCTTCCTCGGACTGGAGGGCGGGAAGTGTACCGAAGCGCGCTTCATCGAGAGCGAAGACGAGGTCGACGCCGGCTTCAAACTCATCGCCGACAACGAGACGTGGAAACAACTGATGAAGGGCGAACTCGGTGTCGTCGACGGCATGATGTCCGGCCACTTCGACATCGAGGGTGACATGCAGAAAGTGATGCAGTACTCCCAGGCGGCGGTGCAGTTGACCGAATCCGCCGCCGACATCGACGCGGTGTACGCCGACGACGAGTTCTCCGCCTGA
- a CDS encoding AMP-binding protein has product MTERPPWFSEYEDFGIEESLEPYPDHPLHRFLYDAAEDYPEQGVVQSGRTVTYAELREDADALAAALQDRGVEKGARVATVLPTSAQFVLATHAISRAGGVHVPNDFLDADEDLVYRLEQSDPEVLIGHDEHRELLERLREAAAVEHLILTDLEDYSADPPDHDPEAGIEWLPAVIEGSDGDPDPVDIDPDDTHTVLFTGGTTGLPKGCLLTHRNLVANALQTIAAQSRLPDLMRGRESAVLSLPMYHSYGYSIGNMLVALGLDLLVVPDARDTELMRRHVAEHDPIVMFGVPTQFMEIAEEELEHDVIGIAGSAPLASETKERFGERSTGLSQGYGLSELSPITHFNVAGIQEALMGTDDDCEGFEQPTVGVPVPDTEVKLLDIDSGEEIPIAEAVADEREAEMCLSGPQRMKGYLNAEDPFDDDGFVATGDVVKIDERGRFYVVDRVKNMINVSGLKVYAEEVDEVLFGMDGVRRPATIGVPDPERPGSERVKIFVERENGADIDAEDLRAYLDGRVPRQAMPKEVEFLDSVPLTDIGKTDREALKEDE; this is encoded by the coding sequence ATGACCGAACGGCCGCCGTGGTTCAGCGAATACGAGGATTTCGGCATCGAGGAGTCGCTGGAACCGTACCCCGACCACCCGCTGCATCGGTTCCTCTACGACGCCGCCGAGGACTACCCCGAACAGGGCGTCGTCCAGTCCGGACGGACCGTCACCTACGCGGAGTTACGCGAGGACGCCGACGCCCTCGCGGCCGCGCTTCAGGACCGCGGCGTCGAGAAAGGTGCGCGGGTGGCGACGGTGCTGCCCACCTCGGCGCAGTTCGTGCTTGCGACGCATGCCATCTCGCGGGCGGGCGGCGTCCACGTTCCCAACGACTTCCTCGACGCCGACGAGGACCTCGTCTACCGCCTCGAACAGAGCGACCCCGAGGTGCTCATCGGCCACGACGAACACCGCGAACTGCTGGAGCGACTCCGTGAGGCCGCCGCGGTCGAACACCTCATCCTCACCGACCTCGAGGACTACTCGGCGGACCCGCCGGACCACGACCCAGAGGCGGGAATCGAGTGGCTGCCGGCCGTCATCGAGGGAAGCGACGGCGACCCCGACCCCGTCGACATCGACCCGGATGACACCCACACGGTACTGTTCACGGGCGGGACGACGGGGCTCCCGAAGGGGTGTCTGCTCACCCACCGCAACCTCGTCGCCAACGCCCTCCAGACCATCGCCGCCCAATCGCGGCTCCCCGACCTGATGCGCGGCCGGGAGTCGGCAGTGCTTTCGTTGCCGATGTATCACTCCTACGGTTACTCCATCGGCAACATGCTCGTGGCGTTGGGATTGGACCTGTTGGTCGTTCCCGACGCCCGCGACACCGAGTTGATGCGGCGCCACGTCGCCGAACACGACCCCATCGTGATGTTCGGCGTGCCGACACAGTTCATGGAAATCGCCGAGGAGGAACTCGAACACGACGTCATCGGTATCGCGGGGTCGGCGCCGCTGGCCTCCGAGACGAAAGAGCGCTTCGGCGAGCGCTCGACGGGCCTCTCACAGGGCTATGGCCTCTCGGAGCTGTCGCCGATAACGCATTTCAACGTCGCCGGGATTCAGGAGGCGCTGATGGGCACCGACGACGACTGTGAGGGCTTCGAGCAACCGACCGTCGGCGTCCCCGTTCCCGACACCGAAGTGAAACTGCTGGACATCGATAGCGGCGAGGAAATCCCGATTGCGGAGGCCGTCGCCGACGAGCGGGAGGCGGAGATGTGTCTGTCCGGCCCCCAGCGCATGAAAGGGTATCTCAACGCGGAGGACCCCTTCGACGACGACGGCTTCGTCGCGACCGGCGACGTGGTGAAAATCGACGAACGCGGGCGGTTCTACGTCGTCGACCGCGTGAAAAACATGATAAACGTCTCGGGGCTGAAGGTGTACGCCGAGGAGGTCGACGAGGTGCTGTTCGGGATGGACGGCGTCCGCCGACCCGCCACCATCGGCGTTCCAGACCCCGAGCGACCGGGCAGCGAGCGCGTGAAGATATTCGTCGAGCGCGAAAACGGCGCCGACATCGATGCCGAGGACCTTCGGGCGTATCTGGACGGACGGGTCCCCCGCCAGGCGATGCCGAAAGAAGTGGAGTTCCTCGACAGCGTGCCGCTGACGGACATCGGAAAGACGGACCGCGAGGCGCTGAAGGAAGACGAGTGA
- a CDS encoding helix-turn-helix domain-containing protein yields MRYVRTVIIPREGGLHPVDETLAAEPNITRELLHNISLLDDDTAITLFQLSGDVERMREIASESPEILEYQISEGEDHVTIYAHFVPNDTVVDLLSLFREYELILDMPLEYTADGGLRAHIVGEEDVIREVIPKVPDGLGLNLEQISDYVPEEERLFSMLTPRQQETLQAALEVGYYRVPREATHQDIADHLDRSDGTVGEHLRKIEAKVMAAIAP; encoded by the coding sequence ATGCGCTACGTTCGGACGGTCATCATCCCTCGGGAGGGCGGGTTACACCCGGTCGACGAGACGCTGGCGGCGGAGCCAAATATCACACGCGAGTTGCTCCACAACATCAGCCTGCTGGACGACGACACCGCTATCACGCTGTTTCAACTCTCCGGTGATGTCGAGCGAATGCGCGAAATCGCCTCCGAGTCCCCCGAAATCCTCGAATACCAGATTTCCGAGGGCGAAGACCACGTCACGATTTACGCCCACTTCGTCCCGAACGACACCGTCGTCGACCTCCTCAGCCTGTTTCGGGAGTACGAACTCATCCTCGATATGCCGCTGGAGTACACCGCCGACGGCGGGTTGCGCGCCCACATCGTCGGCGAGGAGGACGTGATTCGGGAGGTCATCCCGAAAGTCCCCGACGGTCTCGGCCTCAATCTCGAACAGATAAGCGACTACGTTCCCGAGGAGGAACGACTGTTCTCGATGCTGACGCCGCGGCAACAGGAGACGCTGCAGGCGGCCTTGGAGGTGGGCTACTACCGCGTGCCGCGAGAGGCGACCCACCAAGACATCGCCGACCACCTCGACCGCTCTGACGGGACGGTGGGCGAACACCTCCGGAAGATAGAGGCGAAGGTGATGGCCGCCATCGCACCGTAG
- a CDS encoding SCP2 sterol-binding domain-containing protein, whose protein sequence is MSELTDRIEASLEKSADELEADLPDLLADLDGQTREFVQENPGLFGRLVGRMDEMEVAPFVEENPETADGFQNFLWTGMEVIVENSPEVQEQIGQDITVTFEATDCPMDGHMQVDGTEKTLTGGAGTLEDPTLKISGPADNLVGLITGAIDPVQGFMSQQYEMDGPVATGTQLAPIMGSLSESFE, encoded by the coding sequence ATGAGTGAACTCACAGACCGCATCGAAGCATCGCTCGAAAAGTCCGCCGACGAACTGGAAGCCGACCTCCCCGACCTGCTGGCTGACCTCGACGGACAAACCCGCGAGTTCGTCCAGGAGAACCCCGGCCTCTTCGGCCGTCTCGTCGGCCGCATGGACGAGATGGAAGTCGCGCCGTTCGTCGAGGAAAACCCCGAGACGGCCGACGGCTTCCAGAACTTCCTGTGGACCGGCATGGAGGTCATCGTCGAGAACAGTCCCGAGGTCCAAGAGCAAATCGGCCAGGACATCACGGTCACCTTCGAGGCGACCGACTGCCCGATGGACGGCCACATGCAGGTCGACGGCACCGAGAAGACGCTCACCGGCGGTGCCGGCACCTTGGAGGACCCGACGCTGAAAATCAGCGGCCCCGCCGACAACCTCGTCGGCCTCATCACCGGTGCCATCGACCCCGTTCAGGGGTTCATGAGCCAGCAGTACGAGATGGACGGTCCCGTCGCGACGGGGACCCAACTCGCCCCCATCATGGGGAGCCTCTCGGAGAGTTTCGAGTAA
- a CDS encoding acyl-CoA dehydrogenase family protein: MYYDDDGGEFRENLRAHLEEHIEPIVDEADREPLTREEFLEYTGVLRELDIGFEPGVAEEYFGNLERFTIVSEEVSRVWPSLNVALQMSFPSVFVQHAADVTQDAMLDKLHDGECIGCLAVTEPEGGSDTARPNTVAYKDGDEYVLEGKKQWVGNAPIADVALVVAHDDEADTQDMFLVDQANSPFETETMDKLGWKGVNNGKMYFDDVRIPEDNRLSNIVGNALMDGADMQEIVPFPESVSQLFFEQKALNATFSFMRTGMSFMAVGIMQAAFEEALEYAEERETFGDPIGSTQLVQEKLYEILRDLETSRHLSRHALELLKRGDDRARLISSLAKAYTAERSVDATYNALQIHGGEGLKTENRLERYYRDASVMTIPDGTTEIQKLIVGKELTGMSAY; encoded by the coding sequence ATGTACTACGACGACGACGGTGGAGAGTTCCGCGAGAACCTTCGGGCCCACCTCGAAGAGCACATCGAACCCATCGTCGACGAGGCCGACCGCGAGCCGCTGACCCGCGAGGAGTTCCTCGAATACACCGGCGTCCTTCGGGAACTCGACATCGGCTTCGAACCCGGCGTCGCCGAGGAGTACTTCGGTAACCTCGAACGGTTCACCATCGTCTCCGAGGAAGTCTCCCGGGTGTGGCCCAGCCTCAACGTCGCGTTGCAGATGTCGTTCCCGTCGGTGTTCGTCCAACACGCCGCCGACGTAACGCAGGACGCGATGTTGGACAAACTCCACGACGGCGAGTGTATCGGCTGTCTCGCCGTCACCGAACCCGAGGGCGGCAGCGACACCGCCCGACCCAACACCGTCGCCTACAAGGACGGCGACGAGTACGTCCTCGAAGGGAAGAAACAGTGGGTCGGCAACGCGCCAATCGCCGACGTGGCCCTGGTCGTCGCCCACGACGACGAAGCCGACACACAGGACATGTTCCTCGTCGACCAAGCGAACTCGCCGTTCGAAACCGAGACGATGGACAAACTCGGCTGGAAGGGCGTCAACAACGGGAAGATGTACTTCGACGACGTGCGGATTCCCGAGGACAACCGCCTGTCAAACATCGTCGGCAACGCCCTGATGGACGGCGCCGACATGCAGGAAATCGTCCCGTTCCCCGAATCGGTCTCACAACTGTTCTTCGAACAGAAGGCCCTCAACGCGACGTTCTCGTTCATGCGGACGGGAATGTCGTTCATGGCCGTCGGCATCATGCAGGCGGCCTTCGAGGAGGCCCTCGAATACGCAGAGGAACGCGAGACGTTCGGCGACCCCATCGGGTCGACCCAACTCGTCCAGGAGAAACTGTACGAGATTCTGCGGGACCTCGAAACGTCGCGGCACCTCTCGCGGCACGCGCTTGAACTGCTCAAACGAGGCGACGACCGCGCCCGCCTCATCTCCTCGCTGGCGAAAGCCTACACCGCCGAACGCTCCGTCGACGCCACCTACAACGCCCTGCAAATCCACGGCGGCGAGGGGCTAAAAACCGAGAACCGACTCGAACGCTACTACCGGGACGCCAGCGTCATGACCATCCCTGACGGCACCACCGAGATTCAGAAACTCATCGTCGGCAAGGAGCTGACGGGGATGAGTGCTTACTAA
- a CDS encoding universal stress protein, whose amino-acid sequence MEVETVLVPVDGSDAAMEAVEYATAIAERYDAVVHALYVLGENAAAAMEEGSVEAAAIAERGEQVMAGVRAVADGIPVDHSSAYGYSQTRLSQHPGSVILDVTESLEADFVVIPREPVTGDPEAVIEKAAEYVLAHASQPVLSV is encoded by the coding sequence ATGGAGGTCGAAACGGTCCTCGTTCCGGTCGACGGGTCGGATGCGGCGATGGAGGCCGTCGAATACGCCACCGCCATCGCCGAGCGCTACGACGCCGTCGTTCACGCGCTGTACGTCCTCGGGGAGAACGCCGCCGCGGCGATGGAGGAGGGCAGCGTCGAGGCCGCCGCCATCGCCGAGCGCGGCGAGCAGGTGATGGCCGGCGTCCGTGCGGTCGCCGACGGCATCCCGGTCGACCACTCCTCGGCGTACGGCTACTCCCAGACGCGGCTCTCTCAACACCCCGGCAGCGTCATCCTCGACGTGACGGAGTCACTGGAGGCCGATTTCGTCGTTATCCCCCGAGAACCGGTCACGGGCGACCCCGAGGCCGTCATCGAGAAGGCCGCCGAGTACGTCCTCGCTCACGCCTCACAGCCGGTGCTGTCGGTGTAG
- a CDS encoding PQQ-binding-like beta-propeller repeat protein, producing MTGPDTWPQFAATATNANFVPGSGVPADPSTVGWRSPGSEALLPPVIAEDLYVADSGTGSVSAVAADDTVRWRYDEFDRTRWPVAVSDGTVVALTENADSHVLLQGIDTEDGTVRWDIDTTASFRGILLPIAPTVRGGIVYICTNTGVRAVQIDDGTAEWHTELGAHVVEGPDGSSWRTLWATPAVTENHVYTFDRNDTSGDTRTIHALDHGGNIAWKREIPVPDDWRVLGHVVAGESRLFVVAHREDVRLMGHNGTDADGKSPKSRLFALDADTGDTAWRTDFEGAAPTPPALAGGILFVTSRRNDGSGRLLAYDVESQCVRWEYESDRGVVGTPAVPPEALCISEGDRLTALDVQKGEPRWHLGFESSVSAPIVAGGSVYVVDRVYTDQPMRVVRVD from the coding sequence ATGACCGGACCAGACACGTGGCCGCAGTTCGCCGCGACGGCCACGAACGCGAATTTCGTTCCCGGTTCCGGCGTTCCAGCCGACCCCTCGACCGTCGGGTGGCGTTCACCCGGAAGTGAGGCACTCCTTCCGCCCGTTATCGCCGAGGACCTCTACGTAGCGGATTCGGGTACGGGTTCGGTCTCCGCAGTCGCGGCCGACGACACCGTCCGCTGGCGCTACGACGAGTTCGACCGGACTCGATGGCCCGTCGCCGTTTCCGACGGCACCGTCGTCGCACTCACGGAGAACGCCGACAGCCACGTTCTTCTTCAGGGAATAGACACCGAGGACGGGACAGTACGATGGGACATCGACACCACTGCCTCGTTTCGCGGGATTCTGTTACCGATAGCACCGACTGTCCGAGGGGGCATTGTTTATATCTGCACTAACACCGGCGTTCGGGCTGTCCAAATCGACGATGGAACCGCCGAGTGGCACACGGAACTCGGCGCGCACGTCGTCGAAGGGCCGGACGGTTCCTCGTGGCGGACGCTGTGGGCGACTCCCGCCGTCACCGAGAACCACGTCTACACCTTCGACAGAAACGACACCTCGGGTGACACCAGAACGATACACGCACTCGACCACGGTGGAAACATCGCGTGGAAGCGCGAGATTCCGGTGCCGGACGACTGGCGGGTTCTCGGTCACGTCGTCGCCGGCGAGAGCAGATTGTTCGTCGTCGCCCACCGCGAAGATGTCCGACTGATGGGGCACAACGGGACGGACGCCGACGGGAAGTCTCCGAAGAGTCGACTGTTCGCACTCGACGCCGACACCGGCGACACCGCGTGGCGTACCGACTTCGAGGGTGCCGCGCCGACGCCGCCCGCGCTGGCTGGCGGAATCCTCTTCGTCACGTCTCGCCGTAACGACGGTAGCGGTCGACTCCTCGCTTACGATGTCGAATCACAGTGTGTGCGCTGGGAGTACGAGAGCGACCGCGGCGTCGTGGGGACGCCCGCAGTGCCACCAGAGGCCCTCTGTATCAGCGAGGGCGACCGACTCACTGCGCTCGATGTCCAAAAAGGGGAGCCTCGCTGGCATCTCGGTTTCGAGTCCTCTGTGTCCGCGCCTATCGTAGCCGGCGGGAGCGTGTACGTCGTGGACCGTGTGTACACGGACCAGCCGATGCGAGTCGTCCGCGTCGATTGA
- a CDS encoding universal stress protein — protein MFETVVVATDGSESVSRAVHCALDLASRFDATVHALYVIDESHVESLPDRLHDEVREALDEQSHEALDAVVEANTARGDGVELQTAVRAGPPSKEIIGYADDVDADAVAMGTRGRHGEHSFLLGSVAERVVRTCSRPVLTVRQLE, from the coding sequence ATGTTCGAGACGGTGGTCGTGGCGACCGACGGCTCCGAGAGCGTCTCGCGGGCGGTCCACTGTGCGCTCGACCTCGCATCGCGCTTCGATGCGACCGTCCACGCGCTGTACGTCATCGACGAGAGCCACGTCGAATCGCTGCCCGACCGGCTTCACGACGAGGTTCGCGAGGCTCTCGACGAACAGAGCCACGAGGCCCTCGACGCCGTCGTCGAGGCGAACACGGCACGCGGGGACGGCGTCGAGTTACAAACCGCCGTCAGGGCCGGCCCGCCGTCCAAGGAGATAATCGGCTACGCCGACGACGTCGACGCCGACGCGGTGGCGATGGGGACGCGCGGACGCCACGGGGAACACTCCTTTCTGCTCGGCAGCGTCGCCGAACGCGTCGTCCGAACGTGTTCGCGGCCGGTGTTGACCGTCCGACAACTGGAGTGA
- a CDS encoding DHH family phosphoesterase: protein MDDYLIDDDNIPLGRRSVLPGEGFFTPDSFDEAQAEKEAREALAGADRVVVADPDADGLGCVALLRVAFGDAALLPAGPHEIAEALEYVAEFGEPDLEVFVCDLCPDSESDIEALPAVAERATSVRWFDHHQWDDDLARSVEEYAALTVGDSEEVCTTDVALAELDYTFDDRYADLAAVTRDHDLWLREDPRSDDLADYAYWSDPEEYIDTVVEHAADLPAEVESFLEEQRVEKEALIEKAIERAEFEAIGEWTVGVTYGRCSQNEVAEAMREEGADASVIVKPAGSASIRGTDSFERCHEVAGQVNGGGHPKAAGCKPDIYDDMLDYAHHWTTRGAITKQVILDAFRNLPEEDEEGVETDR, encoded by the coding sequence ATGGACGACTATCTCATCGACGACGACAACATCCCGCTGGGCCGCCGCTCGGTCCTGCCCGGCGAGGGCTTCTTCACGCCGGATTCCTTCGACGAAGCCCAAGCCGAAAAGGAGGCCCGCGAGGCCCTCGCCGGCGCCGACCGGGTCGTCGTCGCCGACCCCGACGCCGACGGACTGGGCTGTGTCGCACTCCTCCGGGTGGCCTTCGGCGATGCTGCTCTCCTTCCCGCAGGCCCCCACGAAATCGCCGAGGCGCTGGAGTACGTCGCCGAATTCGGCGAACCCGACCTCGAAGTGTTCGTCTGTGACCTCTGTCCGGACTCCGAGAGCGACATCGAGGCGCTGCCGGCGGTCGCCGAACGCGCCACCTCGGTTCGGTGGTTCGACCACCACCAGTGGGACGACGACCTCGCGAGGTCCGTCGAGGAGTACGCCGCCTTGACCGTCGGCGACTCCGAGGAGGTGTGTACGACCGACGTGGCGCTTGCGGAACTCGACTACACCTTCGACGACCGCTACGCCGACCTCGCGGCGGTCACCCGCGACCACGACCTCTGGCTCCGGGAGGACCCCCGAAGCGACGACCTCGCGGATTACGCGTACTGGTCCGACCCCGAGGAGTACATCGACACCGTCGTCGAACACGCCGCAGACCTCCCGGCGGAGGTGGAGTCGTTCCTCGAAGAACAGCGCGTCGAGAAGGAGGCGCTCATCGAGAAGGCCATCGAGCGGGCGGAGTTCGAGGCCATCGGCGAGTGGACCGTCGGCGTCACCTACGGCCGCTGTTCACAGAACGAGGTCGCCGAAGCGATGCGCGAGGAGGGCGCCGACGCCTCGGTCATCGTCAAGCCCGCGGGGTCGGCGTCCATCCGCGGCACCGACTCCTTCGAGCGTTGTCACGAAGTTGCCGGGCAGGTCAACGGCGGCGGCCACCCGAAAGCGGCGGGCTGTAAACCCGATATCTACGACGACATGCTGGATTACGCCCACCACTGGACGACTCGGGGCGCTATCACGAAACAGGTCATCCTCGATGCGTTCCGGAACCTGCCCGAAGAAGACGAGGAAGGCGTCGAAACCGACCGCTAA
- a CDS encoding DUF5807 family protein, producing MTDDDRPASALYDAFLEGERVDDILVYLHEEGVGTMGELLEIGTRVDDGVVLVLPGKEGRSAFQQATGLNAMDFAGMAMQTDGDIDADCTGGTCPDTEDKPDEDHYVKFVFAFAEEQNEGVGGIYADGDVIHGYAACACGTTYSDKWVVEE from the coding sequence ATGACCGACGACGACCGCCCCGCGAGCGCGCTGTATGACGCCTTCCTAGAGGGCGAGCGCGTCGACGACATCCTCGTGTACCTCCACGAAGAGGGCGTCGGGACGATGGGCGAGTTGCTGGAAATCGGAACCCGCGTCGACGACGGCGTCGTGTTGGTGTTGCCCGGCAAGGAGGGCCGGTCGGCGTTCCAGCAGGCGACTGGCCTCAACGCGATGGACTTCGCGGGGATGGCGATGCAGACCGACGGCGACATCGACGCCGACTGCACCGGCGGGACGTGTCCGGACACCGAGGACAAGCCCGACGAGGACCACTACGTCAAGTTCGTCTTCGCCTTCGCGGAGGAACAAAACGAGGGCGTCGGCGGCATTTACGCCGACGGCGACGTGATTCACGGCTACGCAGCCTGTGCCTGCGGGACGACCTACTCGGATAAGTGGGTCGTCGAGGAGTGA
- a CDS encoding DUF7112 family protein, which translates to MPSLSSDGVETVRVAIESAGALDRPKLVVPEGTMPEGVVRIEADESTYHAPVDVGLDGEYELRGLYDNARLAREGGGENRLIEWVESAGLEAGRSALLDVVVDGEQYGLRAPGEDAVYDVAETPDDSLASIAEDLDG; encoded by the coding sequence ATGCCCAGTCTTTCCTCCGACGGCGTCGAGACTGTTCGCGTCGCCATCGAATCAGCCGGCGCGCTCGACCGACCGAAACTCGTCGTTCCCGAAGGGACGATGCCGGAAGGCGTCGTCCGCATCGAGGCCGACGAGTCGACGTATCACGCCCCCGTCGATGTCGGCCTCGACGGCGAGTACGAACTGCGCGGCCTCTACGATAACGCCCGTCTCGCCCGGGAAGGCGGCGGCGAGAACCGACTCATCGAGTGGGTCGAATCCGCCGGCCTCGAAGCAGGTCGCTCCGCGCTTCTTGACGTAGTCGTCGACGGCGAACAGTACGGCCTCCGTGCACCGGGCGAAGACGCCGTCTACGACGTTGCGGAGACGCCCGACGACAGCCTCGCCTCGATAGCGGAGGACCTCGACGGATGA
- a CDS encoding 30S ribosomal protein S6e, producing the protein MADFQVVVGDPEEGTTHSFDVDGQDANRFIGRSLGETVDGDAVGLPGYELELTGGSDTSGRPMREDVAGTSTKAILLEGGVGFEPSVDGERKRVTVRGAEVSDDTRQINAKIVGRGDQSVEELLGGDEDDE; encoded by the coding sequence ATGGCAGACTTTCAGGTCGTCGTCGGCGACCCAGAGGAGGGCACCACGCACTCCTTCGATGTTGACGGACAGGACGCGAACCGATTCATCGGCCGCTCGCTCGGCGAGACGGTCGACGGCGATGCCGTCGGCCTCCCCGGCTACGAACTCGAACTCACCGGCGGGTCGGACACCTCCGGCCGCCCGATGCGCGAGGACGTGGCTGGCACCAGCACGAAGGCCATCCTCCTCGAGGGCGGCGTCGGCTTCGAGCCGAGCGTCGACGGCGAGCGCAAGCGCGTGACCGTCCGCGGCGCCGAGGTCTCCGACGACACGCGGCAGATTAACGCAAAAATCGTCGGTCGCGGCGACCAGTCCGTCGAGGAACTGCTCGGCGGCGACGAGGACGACGAGTAA
- a CDS encoding GNAT family N-acetyltransferase yields MTREYPDEVAGPYEGPPRSFSDRDDRDIEIRRYDDEFETLVEMYLQFDPEDRAQGIPPTAEKGVRKWLDNLLLDECVNVVAWHGDDAVGHATLVPDTEGASELAIFVLREFQEAGIGTQLIECLLGAGRESGIEQVWLTVERWNKAATALYRKVGFEPCDTSGFELEMAAKLAD; encoded by the coding sequence ATGACTCGCGAGTACCCAGACGAGGTGGCCGGGCCCTACGAAGGGCCACCACGTTCGTTCTCCGACCGCGACGACCGCGACATCGAAATCCGCCGCTACGACGACGAGTTCGAGACGCTCGTCGAGATGTATCTGCAGTTCGACCCCGAGGACCGCGCACAAGGGATTCCGCCGACCGCCGAAAAGGGAGTTCGGAAGTGGCTCGACAACCTGCTCCTCGATGAGTGTGTGAACGTCGTCGCGTGGCACGGCGACGACGCGGTCGGCCACGCGACGCTCGTTCCCGACACCGAGGGCGCCTCGGAGTTGGCCATCTTCGTCCTTCGAGAGTTTCAGGAGGCGGGTATCGGAACCCAACTCATCGAGTGTCTGCTCGGGGCGGGCCGCGAGAGCGGCATCGAGCAGGTGTGGCTCACCGTCGAGCGCTGGAACAAGGCCGCGACGGCGCTGTACCGGAAGGTCGGCTTCGAGCCGTGCGACACCAGCGGCTTCGAGTTGGAGATGGCCGCAAAACTGGCCGACTGA
- a CDS encoding universal stress protein: protein MKVLLGIGGSEDSLYALEQAVARAMAAGDDLTIAIVENPDSTMDEEELRTRVDAVLETEGFDAEVVSLSGHPGSQLLEFAEREEFDRIVLGGGETSPLGKVQLGSIAEFVLLNAQTTVTLIR from the coding sequence ATGAAGGTGCTGCTGGGTATCGGCGGAAGCGAGGACTCCCTCTATGCGCTGGAGCAAGCCGTCGCGCGAGCGATGGCGGCCGGCGACGACCTCACCATCGCTATCGTGGAGAACCCGGACTCAACCATGGACGAAGAGGAACTGCGGACCCGCGTCGACGCGGTGTTGGAAACCGAGGGCTTCGACGCCGAGGTGGTGTCGCTCTCCGGGCATCCGGGGAGTCAGTTGCTCGAATTCGCCGAGCGCGAGGAGTTCGACCGAATCGTATTGGGCGGCGGCGAGACGAGTCCGCTCGGAAAAGTACAACTCGGCTCTATTGCTGAGTTCGTCCTGCTGAACGCCCAAACGACGGTGACACTCATCCGATGA